A region of the Coxiella-like endosymbiont genome:
ATAATAAATCTTGGGCTTGACCCGTAAATATGCGTATTTAATGCCTTCTGAAAAAACCTGAGGCAAAATTCTCTGACGGGTCCCCATATCGTAGTCAGGAGCAAGTTGAGCGGACAATTAAGTAGAGCGGAGACGATTGTAATGCAGTAACGCGACTTGTGAGAGAATAGGCTGAATTGAAATTAAATTACTGAGCGGTATCAGATGATTTTGTAAATTGTTCACATAAAATTTATCAATGCTCTAAATAGGCTTATGTAAATCATTTTCTTGTGCTTTCATATAAACATTATAAGTTTTGCCATTTGTATCGAAGATTGAAACTTTATTTCCCCCATAAAGAGCCGCCATCGTATTGGCGATGTCTTTGAAGTTTACTTGCAATTGGGCTGCGAGATCGCGATTAACTGCCATATCCATATTGTTAGCCGTCAAATCGCATATTGCTTTGACGGTCTAGAATCCAGGGTAATTTTGCAATTTAATTAATAATTTTTTGAGAGAACGCATAGAGGTCTTTATAGGTTCCTCCCATAATGGCAAATTCAAGTTGATGCTGCATCGAATCTCCAAAAGAAGGCGCGAAGGCGGTAGAATTTACTTCCAGAATTTGATGGATTTTTTGATTGGATAAATAGTAGCTACTTGCGCTACGCTGCGGTGGAGATCTTTAAAAGGCTTAAGCATGGTAAAAAAAGACAGAATTAAACGCTTTTGCTTTTATGTCAGCGACTGTTGCTACTGAAGTTACTTCTGGCGACTGACCAAAAATTTCGGCTACTTGCTACAATTCATTATTTATCGTATCGATGCTGGAGCCGCTAGACGTAGAGGCTTACCTACGCCACGACAAACCCCATATATTCGGGAGGAATAAAGGCCACATAGGTTTTTTCATTAAGAAAAAGCTACTCACAAGAATAAAACAGCAGCTAAGATCACGAAGACGCGTTTATTTAAAATAGCGCCGAGTATTTGCCGAGTATTTTTTGATATCCGTTCGCTATTCGTTCATAGAATTTCTCAATAAAAATGCTATAGCCTTTAGGATCTGCGTTTTCGACTTTCAAAAAGCGAGAACACATCATCGGTGAAAAAGTAAGCGTAATAAATCTGGAGATTATTACGGCGGCGCCTGCCAGAATAAAGGTAAAAGAACGAAAAATACTCGCGATTTGATTGTGCATAAGTCTAATAGACACATAGATGACAGCGAGAGTAATTGTCATAGCGATCATCACCGCGCAAGTAATCTCTTTGCTTCTTTTAATCACTGCTATATTATAGAAGTAGGGGTTTTTCACTATTCTCAATATGGCGATAAATATTTTCTAACATAATAGTATCATTGACCACTAATCCAATGGATAACAACAAATTATCAATACCTTGAACGCCACTAATCCCTTCTTCCAGGGGGAGTGAGTGGTGATGCTCGATTCAACTAATTTTGCACTAGCGCCCGGGTAAAAGGTCTTAATATTGATAATATTTTGATAATATTTTTTTCGAATTTGGGAAAAAAGCGGATGTTGAGACTATTAAAATCCCATTATCCCAATTACAATGAGGACAAGATTTAACACTAACGTGAAGATCGGTTCGTTTAATACAGATTTCGGAGAGATTTATTGGACAATCTTCACTTTTTCCCCGTTGTTAATTGGTCGCCTTTTTTAACCCTTAAATGATTTGCACCTTTCCATAAAGGTGTGCGCCTACTTTTACCCGTACTGAAACCGCTTTGTTTTTTTAACTTCGAAGACGTAGTAGCCATTTTAGGCTCGAGAATAAACTATTTTCTGGGATTAAGATAGAATTTTAAAATGCCTAAAGTTTGTGAAACAGTGACAAATTGACCCGGTTTTAAAATTCCTTTTTCGTTATTTAACAAAGCATGAGTTTCAACGGTTTGAGAATTGGTATCGACAATTTGAGAATTGGTATTGACAAAAGGAGTGACGTAATTGAGATTTTAGCCTTGAAACTTTGACCTGAAAGAAAGTCCGCCGTGATTAAAACCGACTGATCCAATTTTATTTGCTGAGCAAATCGGCTTGGTAAATTGTAAAAAAGATTTAATTCTTGTTGATCAACCAATGTTATGAGTTTTTGTCCAGGGCTCACATAATCGCCTAAACTAAATTATTTGGCTCCAATTATAGCCCTACACTAATATAGCCATACTAAAAGGCGCCGTTAGAGTAGTCATATCTTGTAAAGCTATTTGATCGGTTTTAAGAAGAGCCTGACTTTGTCTAGAGGAACTTTGTCATTGTAGAGCCGTGGCTTGCAGAATTAAACCTTGTTTTAGAGCTTACGCGTTGAAATTGCAACTGACTTAATTCTAAATCTGCCTGTGCAGCCGCTATACTGCAGCCGCTACGTCATCTTATTGTTTAAGATCGAGCCGGTTTTGATGAATGTGCCTGGTGTGAAAGCTATTTTAGTAACATATCCCCCCACTTTTAGGAGACTGATGTCTGTCTGATTATTTGCCATTTAAAGTCTCGGTCTCTGTGGCTGTAAGAGGCATATTGGTTATCTCTAAAGGACTTTACTTAATTTAACCAAAACGGGAGACAAACTGACGGCGGCGGCTAGTTTTTTATGTGAAAATACAAAAACTTCACAGCGACAATCACGCAAATCGCTGCACCTAAGGCACATAAAAGTTTCGTACGTCTTTTCATCAATTACTGCTACTGCGTTGGCTGAATCACTAAAAATAATTGTCCGGAACCTCGCGCTACCTTTAGTAGTAATTGCTTAGGTTTTTTCTCTGCAATATTCATTAATTCGCTTACCGTGGGAGTTGATTGATTGTTAGCGCTCAAAATAATATCCCCCGGCTGTAAACCAGATAATGCGCCGTTACTGTCATCATCGATGTTGGTGACCAAAACACCGCTTAAAAATGTACTATCTAGTTCGAGATCACTAAATTTCTGCAACCGCATTCCTCCCAAAAATGGAATTTTACGTTCCAGGAGTACATCTTTAGGATCAGCTACTGTGGCTGTTAATTTTTCGGTTTTGTGGTTGCGCAGTACGCTTAAATGGATGGTCGTTCCCGGTCGTACTAATCCGAGTATATTGTGTAATTCTTCAGAAGTATGAATAGGACTCTGGTTGACGGATTCAATGATGTCTTGTACTTGAAGACCAGCTTTCTCAGCGGAACTACCAGCAACGACCTTAGTCACCAAAGCGCCGTCGCTGTGTTTTAAATTGAGGGCATCAGCCAGTTCAGGAGTGATATTTTGGGCAGTCACTCCGAGCATACCTCGCTCCACTTTTCCATATTTAATTAATTGTTCGGCGACGTTTTTGACCATATTACTAGGGATGGAAAAGCCGATGCCGATATTTCCGGCAGAGGGTGTGATAATCGCTGTATTGATACCCACTAACCGACCTTGTAAATCAATTAACGCACCTCCTGAGTTACCGGGGTTGATGGGGGCATCCGTTTGGATAAAACTTTGAAAGCTATCAATACGAGGTTCTTGGCGGTCTAAAGCACTGACGACACCAGAAGTCACCGTTTGAGTTAACCCAAATGGGCTACCGATAGCTACCACGAAATCCCCTACTTTCAGTTGGTTGGAATTACCAAAGGGAAGTTGGGTTAAATGTCTTGTATTAATTTGAATCACAGCGAGATCAAATCCTTCGTCTTTTCCGATTATTTTAGCTCGATAGCGACGGCCGTCTTTAAGAGTTACTAACATAATTTTTTGGTCTTTTATCATGTGAGCATTGGTAATAATGTAACCTTTTTTGGCATCAATAATGACGCCAGAGCCAACGCCCAGAACTTTTGTAGGAGTTAAATCTTGATCAGTTTCCGGTTGGAATGGGTTAACTGGTTTTGGAATGAGTTTTTCCACAGCGATATTAACGACGCTGGGAGTAGCTTTACTCAACATAGACGAAAGGCTGGACACTACTTTGTTGCTATTGAAGTCGGGAGCTAAATGTGCATAACTACTGAAAGGAAAAAGAGAAAGTGCCAGGACAATACTACTGAGAATAACGCATACTAACTTTTTCATACTCACTCACCACTTTTTTAAGATACTAGGGAATTTCAATGGGCTATAGTTTACGGCTTTCTTAAGTATTGATCCATATAACCGTTGCTATTCGAGCGGTTTCTCCTTTTTCTCGACGATAAGAATAAAAAAGCTCGTGATCGAAATAGATATAAAATTGACCTCCGTAAATACGGTAGATGCCTAAATGATTGAGATTGATGGTAGCTAACTGATAAATGTTAGCTAACCAGCGGTCGTCTTTATGGGCGGTAAAGGCCCTTTGATAATCCGTATGACGATTAAGAAAAGCTTGCCGAACCTCCTCTTCAACTTCAAAAGCCCAGGGGCCGATAGCGGGCCAGAGCCATACCAGCAAATCATTGGGTAGAGCTTCAAACACTAAAAAGGTATGGTTAATTATTCCTGCCACTAAACCTCGCTAACCCGCATGGACAGCTGCAACTTCACAGCTTTTAGTATCGGTGATCAAAATTGGTAAGCAATCAGCCGTTAGAATAGTACAAACTTGTTAAGGAACGTTGCAGTAAGCGGCATCGGCTGTGGGAGGGGAATTAGGTAGTTGATTAAGAGAAATAATTTAGTTGCTATGGATTTGATTAAGCCACACGAGGGCAGCGAGCAATTGTAAGGATTGGATTAATTTTGTCGGTTGGCGCGCTTGGACGATTACGGGATTATCATTTACATGAAGAGCTAAATTGCCTGCCTCTGATGGGTGTAGTAGTGGCAGACCTTTAGTAGTAGTGGCAGCTTTAGTATGAGGGGAAGGGGGTTCTGGCCAATCGGGAAAGATTAAAGTTAGGTAGTATGGGCATTGTCTTGTGCTAAAGATTTTAATAAATTCAGCATATCTTTGGGTAGAGGAGCGTGCCACTCCATCGTTTTCTGGGTCAAAGGATGAGATAGCTGCAAAGTGGTTGCATGAAGCGCTTGACGATGAAAAGCTTTTAGAGTGGCTTTGAGTGAGTTGGAAAGGAAAGCGGGAACACCGATGTGACTGCTATAGACGGGATCTCCGACGAGGGGATAATGAATATGGGCCATATGGACACGGATTTGATGGGTGCGGCCCGTTTCTAACCGAATTCGAATGTGCGTGTGTGCTCGATAGCGTTGAATAATGCGAAAATGAGTGATTGCTTCTC
Encoded here:
- a CDS encoding efflux RND transporter permease subunit, encoding MIAMTITLAVIYVSIRLMHNQIASIFRSFTFILAGAAVIISRFITLTFSPMMCSRFLKVENADPKGYSIFIEKFYERIANGYQKILGKYSALF
- a CDS encoding Do family serine endopeptidase, translated to MKKLVCVILSSIVLALSLFPFSSYAHLAPDFNSNKVVSSLSSMLSKATPSVVNIAVEKLIPKPVNPFQPETDQDLTPTKVLGVGSGVIIDAKKGYIITNAHMIKDQKIMLVTLKDGRRYRAKIIGKDEGFDLAVIQINTRHLTQLPFGNSNQLKVGDFVVAIGSPFGLTQTVTSGVVSALDRQEPRIDSFQSFIQTDAPINPGNSGGALIDLQGRLVGINTAIITPSAGNIGIGFSIPSNMVKNVAEQLIKYGKVERGMLGVTAQNITPELADALNLKHSDGALVTKVVAGSSAEKAGLQVQDIIESVNQSPIHTSEELHNILGLVRPGTTIHLSVLRNHKTEKLTATVADPKDVLLERKIPFLGGMRLQKFSDLELDSTFLSGVLVTNIDDDSNGALSGLQPGDIILSANNQSTPTVSELMNIAEKKPKQLLLKVARGSGQLFLVIQPTQ